One Pelobates fuscus isolate aPelFus1 chromosome 8, aPelFus1.pri, whole genome shotgun sequence genomic window carries:
- the LOC134570799 gene encoding gamma-crystallin-3-like, which yields MGKIIFYEDRNFQGRSFDCNSECPDLSSYFHRCNSIRVENGNWILYEQPNFRGYQYYLSRGEYPNFQQWMGFNDSIKSCRLSPQHHGSFRLKIYEKDNFQGQILEFAEDCPNVYERFRHHDIHSCHIFHGYWMFYEEPNYRGRQYYLRPGDYRKYTDWGAMNSKIGSFRRLYDF from the exons ATGGGAAAG ATCATCTTCTACGAGGATCGTAACTTTCAGGGACGCTCTTTCGATTGCAACTCTGAGTGTCCAGATTTGTCCTCATATTTTCACCGCTGCAATTCCATCCGTGTAGAAAATGGAAACTGGATCTTGTACGAGCAACCCAACTTTAGAGGATACCAGTATTACCTTAGCAGAGGAGAATATCCTAATTTTCAGCAATGGATGGGTTTCAATGATTCCATCAAATCATGTCGTTTAAGCCCACAG CACCATGGCTCATTCAGACTGAAGATCTATGAAAAGGATAATTTCCAAGGTCAGATATTGGAATTTGCTGAAGATTGTCCTAATGTCTATGAGAGATTCCGTCACCATGACATCCACTCCTGCCATATATTTCATGGATACTGGATGTTCTATGAGGAACCTAATTACAGGGGGCGCCAGTATTACCTGAGGCCAGGAGACTATAGAAAATATACTGATTGGGGTGCCATGAACTCAAAAATTGGCTCTTTCAGAAGACTCTATGATTTCTAA